ttgtcaccaaagccccatatactgccCATCAcggtgacctgtatgctctctttggctggccctcgcttcatactcgttgccaaacccactggctccaggtcatctacaagaccctgctaggtaaagtccccccttatctcagctcgctggtcaccatagcagcacccacctgtagcacgcgctccagcaggtcacccccaaaaccaattcttcctttggccgcctctccttccagttctctgctgccaatgactggaacgaacttcaAAAATCTCttaaactggaaacacttatctccctcactagctttaagcaccagctgtcagagcagctcacagattactgcacctgtacatagcccatctttaatttagcccaaacaactacccccctactgtatttatttattttgctcctttgcaccccattatttctctctactttgcacattcttccactgcaaatctactattccagtgttttacttgctatattgtatttacttcgccaccatggcctttttctTTTGCCTttaactcccttatctcacctcatttgctcacattgtatatagacttatttttctactgtattattgactgtttgttttactccatgtgtaactgtttcgaactgctttgctttatcttggccaggtcgcaattgtaaatgagaacttgttctcaacttgcctacctggttaaataaaggtgaaataaaaaatatctaacaaacaaatctaaaaataaagaaaaatattaggacgagcaatgtcgagtggcattgactaaaatataaATATGTTTTCTAATAAATAACTTCTGCATTGTACTCCTTTAATTTTAATTTAGAATTTTTTCTTGGCAGCGAAATGTTTAGCTGAAAAATACGTTTAACATGGAGCTGTCAATCATCTCAGCTTCGCCTACATTTCCTAAACAAAGTGGCAGGGTCATGGTGTTGAAATGAGAGATTATGCCTTTAATTAAATATTTCATATTAAAATGTAAGATTAAGGGACAATGCATACTTTTCCATGAAGGGGATTTCCTTTcttgaaaaaaatgtttttttttaaagagatcAGCAACTCCCAGCATCGCAGAGCCTCGTTGTCTACTTTCACCATCTGCTTTGCCGCTTTCAGTTCAGAGTTCTGTCaaacccgcacacacacacagccaagatGGCGGATGCCGACGATTGGGGTGAGAAGAAAGTTCGAAATTATATCGTGCGACAGCTATATTTAGGGTTTTGGGAAATATGTCTAACATTGTGATTGATAATAGCTCGTTTATCGTTTAAGATAACTGTTAGTTACCATTACAATGTGTATTTATAGACGCTGACAACTTCGAGCCGGACGTCGCGCCGATCAAAAAGGCGGTAGTGCTGGACAAATGGGAAGGCGAAGACGAAGATGAAGATGTGAAGGTAACCAAacaactaactagctagctatttacACGATGAAGGCCATATTTCAGGTCATCATTAACCCGTTAGTTGTGTCCTAACACAACACGCCTTGTTAGTTAGTCTGTggacattagctagctagccgcCAACTAGCATAGCATTATCCACGTTTCTAGCTAGTTAGCGTTAACCGATATATCTTAGCTAGCTCGATCTTGTACAAGCTGTGAGGCCGCACATGTGAGAACTGTCAGCGTGTGTCTCTTGGTTCTAGCTGAGCATAGACTCGTTCTCTGACACTTTATTTTGGAAATGATCTACGTTGGTtcctttttgggggggggggcttagtTAGAAGCTAGGTAACGTTAGCTTTTTAGGTTAGCAGCTAACTTGGCAAGTTATGTCAACTAATGTGTTGACTGGCTAGCTTTTAAGATAAACATGAATCATAATCTGTCTGTGATTGGCCATTGAAGTCAGTTCAAGGCTTTGTTATACATTTGATATATATGCACTTGAATGTAAGTTAGCTTGCCAACGTTAGTTGCCAACGTCAATCTTCCCTGATGATGATATGACTGAATTGAGCCTTACTACTAGATGCTTCCAACTCTGACATATGCTAAACGTAAAGTGTGTTTTCGAGAATCTTCAACAGACTCATCCCGTTGACTCATTTTCACCATTTGTCTAGAAAGTCATCCGAATGTATAGCGTTACTATGGGATCATACAGCTGTGGAAAAGGCTAGCAAAGCAGTTTCAATTGTTGACCATAGTTTCTGTCGGATATAGGTAGTGTTCAAGTCGTATGGTGTTTTCATGTCCTCGAAGCAAAACTTGATCAGTACAGTAGGCCTAAAGTTTTTTATTTAAatgaaacctttatttaactagacaagtcagttaagaacaacttatttacaatgatggcctacaccgagAGAAACTTTTTTTTTTCTGACTTGGGCTAGGTACCTGTCTTATTCCCTTATTGGGGCCTCAGTGGATATGAAACATTTGCCAAATATTGGTTGAAATGCTTTACATAACCACATTTTGTGAAAATGTGGCTGTGACTGGTTCTGACATGTCTTCTGATGTTTGATAATGCAGTTGGTCTCGACCTCAGATCTTGTTGATTTCCTTGAAAATTAAGTCGAGACCTACTCTAGACAAGTCCCAGAACCAACCACTTAACTACCCCTCCACATCATTTGACTCATtcgtctgttctccctctgcagGATAACTGGGAtgatgaagaggaagagaagaaaacAGAGGCAAAGAAATCAGGTGCAGAAATATACAACTTACAACCAATGGTTAGAGAAAGTAGTGGCTGCAGCCTGTTGTCATATATCATATGTTGATCTGCACATgcctgtatatatttttttgaataGATCACAAACATTTTCCTGCATCATACTGGCTACTGCCTTGTCTTTTTATTATCGTGTACTGGCTGAAAATGTGTACTTTCAACTTGATTTGATGGTGGTTTCCGTTCCAGAGGTTTGCGCTAACGTTGCTTTTTTTATTTCAGAGGCCAAAGTATCTGAGAAGAAAAAACTGGCCGAAAAAATAAAGGAGAAAGAAAACCGGCTAAGGAAAAAGCAACAAGAGCTGAAAAATAATGTGAGTTTAGGAAATGTTGGATTAACCTTGCAGTTCTGAATCTTTTATCTCTTATGGATCCTTTACTTTTTTCTTGTTGTTAGTTGGATGAAGAGGAAGAGCTTACACCTGAACAACAGCTAGCAGAAAAGTTGAAAGTCCAGAAGATGCAGGAGGAAGCAGACTTGGAGCTGGCAAAAGAGGCGTTTGGTAAGGTCCTGGAGTACCCTGTCAGGTTTACCCACTAGCCAGCCATACTGTTATTGTGTGTTCTCATTAGTTTTTGTTTTTGTCATTTCAGGAATTTCAGGGGGTAGTACCACAAACAATGTTTCTGGAATTGAAGCCATGTGCCCATCTTCTAAAGAGGACTTCACAGAGTTTGAAAAGTTGCTGAAAGTGAAGATATTACAGTATGAAAAATCTGTGCATTATTCGAGCTTCTTGGAGTCGTTGTTTCGGGAGCTTTGTATTTCATGTGAGTTCAACGTCCTTCATGAATTATGAAACTTTATTATTCGGTGTGTTTTAGTTTTGTGCACTTATTACTTTAAAACAAATGCCAAACTACATGTCGATATGTTTATATACATGAGCCATTCAACAATGGTTTGACTTGACATATTTGGAGTTCACTAACATTCAGGCTCAACCATTGTGTTAatgtgtctaaaataaatgtCCTCTTTCTACACAGTGGAAGTCGAAGACTTAAAGAAAATCAGCTCTTCCCTGACAGTTCTACTTAATGAAAAACAGAAGCAAGAAAAGGTAAGTTGTTGATCGTCTTATTCATGCAGAACAAAAATGATGTCGTCCTTCTGGAGTTTTCATGAATTGTAGTTCTCCTTACATTCAGTGGAGGGAGCCCTCTACCAGTACCTCCAATATTGCATTTCATTGGACTCTGCTCAAGGAATTAACTTACACCCTGGTTGCCCCATTTACATGAATATTCACTTTGAAGAACACCAACTGTTTTATTTGTAGCAATGATTTAAGTTTTTAGTTTTGGTTCCACAGGCAATCAAAggcaaaaagaagaagaaaggagTTGTACTTGGTGGTGGTATGAAAGCCAAGGGGAAAGATGACCTTGCAGACTATGGAGACTTCGATGGTGGCTACACCCAAGACTATGATGACTTCATGTGACGACGGCAATATCCCCACTGCCCTTTCACCTTTAACCCTCAGAAATGCAGCTGTACTTCTCATGCTATCCAGTGTCATTCTGGAAAAACCTGAACAATGTGTCGCCCTTTCATTTTGCTTCAATGACCCGAGGGACTATACAGGGAGCATCCAGTACCAACACTTCTGTTAATACATAATGAAATGGCCTATTCTCTCATTCAGCCTCCAAACTTCATAAAAAGATACAAAACACAGTGAAAAATACTTTCCACGCTGTATGCGATTTGTAGAGCACGTTTTTGATTTTGAGAAATTATACACTCATGTCAAATTCCAGTTGCTACTGCAGTGACATCTAAACAAATTAGGTTCTATGCAAATAATTTCACACAGAATGTCTATAAATATAGGTGTTAAACTTTACCTGTCGATGGGTTTCTTACAGGAAAGTATATAGTATCTATAACGTTGGTTGCCAAATACACATGTTATCTTTATCTATTGAAAGTTGCGTTCATGCTTTGAAACTGACACTACATGTTTAGTAGTTTTTACAGGGGGCTTATGCATTCACTGTAAAAATGGATAGACAAGTGTAATGCATTTTAGAGTTGGGCGGTATCTAGATTTTCATGCCATCATACTGGTCCTGTACGCTCAAAATACATTTTAAGCGGCAGGGATTTATCCAGGGGGGAAttgattgtctctgctgtaaccaagaagcttgatcttgcaAGCTAGCCACTGATCTAGtaagttagcaaaccaaatgtaTAGCTGGAGATAATTTTGGCATGTCTAAAGATAGTTGTTCTAAGCAGTTGTATTCAAAATCATATGGTTTTACCGCCCAAGCTTAATTAATTTTTACCACAGATGTGACTCAAACCTCATGGACATCCTCTGGATACATCTCTTGAATATCCTTGAACAGTTGAGTGATTTTAGTTCATTTGTGTGCATGACAAACAATTTGTTCATCAATTACTACTAATGCAGATAAAATTGATCTGGCATGTTCTCACACAACTGGTCTCCTTAACATTGCTTCTGCAGGCTTGTATCAAGTGAGACGAGGAGGGGGCTTATGGGCTGACCTTAATGTCTTCATACTGGTAGAAACGGACATGTTTATTCCTATTTTCTAACATTTGATAGTTTTCAAATTGTTAAGGAAATTGGAAATGGTGTACAATATACCATAAAAGATTACCAGCTCTTCAGTGTTTTATATGCATCTAATTGAATAAAACCATAGGTCGAAATGATTCAATTTCTTTACTTTTTTCCCTACCTGATTTCACTGACCGTTATGGCTTTCGTGAATTAGAAGTAGCTTGTCTAGTGTGCGCTTCACAATGTCAGCTCTGTTGTGAATGTGTGCCAACAAAGACTTGTGCAAGCGAATCAGCAATCTGACACATGTTCTCAGGTTGTTCTTGTTTTATTTTGGGCGTGGTGTCTTAATCACTGGTTACATTCTTGAATGGCATGTGTAATAAATATCCCATTATTTACAATTTCAAGTAGTAAATATGAATCACACCACAGGTGAAGAAAATACAATATTTGCAGTAACATTAAAATCTCCAAATGTTCCCTGGGCGTTACCTGTGTTATAGATCAAATATTTGTTCAGTTATGAATTTATGGTTATGGGCCTTACAATTGAAAAACATCTTTCAGTAACAAATGAAATGTTATTACAAACAGTACATTATGAAGACAAAAAAAACTCTTTACTAAAGGGctaaaatatatacatttgaaTCCCATCACCAATACCCACTTTCTTTAGTGATTTGCCAACATGTCTGATGTGGAGACCCTGATCTGTAGTGCTGTAATTTAGCCTGAGGTGCGTGTGTCAGTGGGATTCCGAGTACTACGTCTACGGCTGTTGCGGAGTGCATTAGCTCCTGCTCTCTGCTTCCTGCCTCGGCCATCCCTCACTGCCCTCGCCGAAGACTGCCCGGGGGAGTTCTGCAGAGCCTGGAACACACTTTGACGGGTCACCTCACGGTTGCCACAGGTAAAGGTAAGTGCCACTCCCTCGTTGCTCTTCATGACACGGGAAGTGCCGTCAGAGGTGCCATCAAAGCAGCGTCCCAGTGCTATCTCTTTAGCTGTGCGGGGGTCCTGGTCTGTCACTGTGTAGATGCCATAGTTGTGGCCCAGAGGGTCCAGTGGTGCCAGCATTGTGAACTCATTGGTGTCGTTGTTGACGGCTAGAGGCAGGTGATTAACCAGGTACTCTTGAAGCATGGAGTTAACATTGTCCCTCTTACAGCTGCCCTGAGGGATCACCTTCACCAGAGTGCGGTCCACTCGGTCCTGGTCATAGAGCATGCCGCTGCACTTGAACTCCAGGCACACAGCAGAGACGGTGGACTGGTCCATGTCGCGGATGCTGCGGGTGTCGCGGAGGCCATACAGTTGGCCAACGGTCTTTGGGTGAGTGCCGCCCTGGTTTCGGGAGCGCATGTTGATCTCATGGGGACCATTGATCTTGACCTTGACATAGCAGGCTCGGTACTCCATGGGCTTGGGCCACCAGCTCAGGTAGTCTTCTGTCCAGCTCATAGGATCGTCTTCGTTGAAAGGCACTGTGTTGTAGTCGTAGCGATCTCCCTCCACTCTGGTGAAGCGGAAGTGGCCTGCAGTAAATGGGGCTTCCTCACACTCTTTCAGTTGGTCAAATGAGTACACAGGTCCGTTGAGCTCTTCAGCTGTGTTTGGGCTGGGCTTGGCCACATTGATGCTGAAGGCTGTCTTCTTTAACCTGGGGTCATTGTGGTCTGACCGTCTGTAGTTCAGCTTGCTCAGGTATGGCTGAGGGACTCCAATGATGTTGGGGTTAAACTTGGGAGCAGATGGCACTGCCTCGAGTTCTTCTCCTCCCATGTTGGCCAAGACATGGGCAGAATATGCGTCAGCTTTCTGGTCGTCGCagaaggcaggcagacaggcaccaTTGGGGCCAGTGATGACGCTGTCAAAGCGTCCCCAGGCACGAGGGTTGGAGGAGTAACCTGCAGTGGGCTCCATGTTGATCAGGGTCACCACCACTCCCTCTACCTGCTCGCTGGCCATGAAGCGATCACTGCGGAAACCTCGCACCTTGATGTAACACCTCCTGTTCTCTGGGACGTCCAGGTtaaacagcctcctctctctgatctccatGTTCCCAATGAGGAAGGTCCTCTCTTCCCTTTTACCACGTTGCTTCTTCTCCATCTGGaagctcccctcctcctcccacatgCCTGTGTCGGGGTTCAAGGACCACAGCTTCATGGTGTCCAGGTGCTCAGGCATTTTCACCTGTGTTGAATCCATTTTCACCTTCACCTCTCCGGCGTTCAGTGGTTCTCCGGCCTCCTCGTCCCTGAAGTCAACTGAGAACATACCATAGGTTCTTAGGGGCAAGGTGTCACCCTCAACTCCTACGAAGTTGAGGTCACTCTGTGCGGCTGCTGCTGTGGACACGTCTCTAGCGTCCAGAAAAGTGATGCTAGCCTTCACATTACCCACAAATACTTCTCCACTCTGCTTGTAGAAGGAGTTGGGTGGGATCTGGATCTCAGCAATAGGATCCTGGccttccacctctcccagctGAAGAGTGTTGAGCTCTGTTGAGCTGATGGTCACTGGTTCCTTCTTCCTCAAAAGCTTGATCTCATGGTAGACGGCGCCCCCTTTGGTGTTGAATGGAAGAACCTTGGTGGTGTTGACGAACTTATCCATGTTGTCCACAAAGGTCATCACCAGCCTCTCAGTGTCATGGGGGACCTGGATGGAGAAGGTGCCTTTGTAGCCTGTGCGGCTGACTCTGGCTCCATTGATGTAGACGTGACCAAATCTCATGGGCTCCCCAGTGTCTGCGGCCACAGCCCGCCCACGCACAATGACTCTGGTCTCCACACACTTCTGACAGCCACATCCGGTCACCACCATGGTGGGGAGCTCATAGCCCTGGCATTTtagttgtttctcctccatctttgCCACCCCACAGCAGTATGCCACGGAGTCTTTGCACCTGATTCCATTGTCCAGCTGTCCTGCACAAGTCCCTGAGAGGCACTTTCCTACGTCGTAATAGAGTGAGTCCGAGCTGTTTTGATAGCAGTCATGAGGTAAGCGAATAAGGTAGGATTCGGGTTTTGGGTTACATGAAGGTTGATCTTTACCTGTGAGGAGAAAGGGGTAGAAAAGAGAACATCCCATATTAAAAGATTTACAATCTGATTATACAACGGAATTATTTTGAGAAAATCAATACCCTTTCATTCTCCATCTGATCATTGACGGATATCATGCTAATGGCTGTTCACATAGTAAATATCAACCGTGGTGCTTTGGGAACAGACCTAAGACTGTGACTATGGCTGGTTTGGACTTGATGGCCCCAGCCTGGTTGCTGGCCCTGCAGTAGTACTCCCCAGTCTGCTCCATGCTCAGGTTTCTTAAGACCAGCGTGCTGTCATAGTTCAGCTGCTTCCTGTCCAGCAGTCTGCCGTTGTGAAACCTACCAAGTCACAGAAGACTGTTGAACACTATACTCAGCTAAATTGGTTTCATTTTGATATGGTATATATAACATTTTTCAAGCGGTCATTAGAGATCCATTGGCTTACCACTGGTACTCTTCTGGCTCTGGTGATCCACCCACTTTGCAGCAGAGAGCAGCTGTCTGGCCCTCTCTTCTGGCCTTGTTCTCAGGGTTCTTCACCACATGGAGCTTCTCTGAGGGATCACATTACAGTGTCTGAGACCAATGTAAAACAGAAATGTAACAATGTCAGCTTTCATTTAATTTTTTGTGACCATTTTACCTGCTCTTTTCAGCATGATACTGAGGACAGAGGTGTGTTCGGTGCTGTGGGGCACAGTGACTGTGTGAGGGGCGTGGTTCCGCAGCTGGATGGTCAGTGTGGCGTTGCCGTCGGGACAGATCCCTGGGATGCGGAAGTGTCCATTGTGGTCAGTGAGGGTGAGGAGTTTGGCGCTGGGGCCGAAGCGGAGGATGGTGGCCCCTGGGGCAGGGAGACCTCCAGCACTGCGGACAGAGCCCAGTACAATGTGGTCCTGACACATGCAGGCGTCACACTCCGCATTCGTCCTACCCATCTCGCAGTGCAGTGTGCAACCTGGAACAGCAGCAGCAATACAGTTTAACATGTCAGACAGGGACTTTGTACATTGGTTTAGATCATGAACATTTCTAGAATAAAATGCTAATTGTACTGTGACATTACAGAAGTTTCCATCATATTTAATAGCTGTAATGGAGATGTTGATAGCGACTTACCAGTCCCAGGGCATTCAGGTCCTTTGCAGGCTCTACCCTCCACTGTAGGTCCGCTGCACTGCTTATCCCACTGCTTAGGCTGGGACTGGCATTTCCTGGAGCGCACCTGCATTGCCACCTGACCACACTTGGCAGAGCAATGGCTCCAGTCTGACCAAGGACCCCAGGCATCCTGAGAGCCTTCTGACCCAGTGTTGCCTgattgaaaacaggttttcactCCATTACAAAAGACAGATATAATTGCAGTAGATAGAAATGTTGCTTGGAGGATAAATGAAGCCTTTCACTATTATAGAACTGTTTTATTTGACGTAATACAGTAGCTACTTCTCAACTGTATTTAAAGTAAGGCTCCCAGCCACACATACCAGACTGACCTTTGGGGCACAGGAAGCGCACAGCGTAGTTGGAGCAGTTGCGGCCAGGGGCCTGCTCAGCGTTGGCGCACCAGAAGCCCAGGGTAGGGTCTGCGTGGATCTTCTCCCCCGTGTTGCGAGCGGAGATCCAGTCCGTGGTGCGAGCCTCCAGAGCCCGGGGGGCGTCACACACCCGCGCACGGTAGTAGAAACGGATAGCATCCAACTGCTCATAGTCTCCTCGACCTCCAGGGTGGTCCACGTTGAACCAAGTGGTCCACTCATAGTTATCTGGACACAGAATGTCGCACAGTGAGTACTACTTCAGAATGTTAGTGTTTCCTCTTTGGCCATAAAACAATGGCATTACATTGTTTAGCTCTTTTCGCTGCTGCCGTAAACATATGTGGTGCCATTGGGCTGTGATTCTGAAAGTTATAGTTCTTCATACCATATTATTACATGGACATTAACCAGACTGAAAGTCACAACCTGGACTTAAAGCCACAGTAGTGACAATTGTGTAAAGATATGTATTTTGGGATGTTACCTTCAGAGTGGTACACTGCAGGGTTGTTTTGTCTCGCAGCTCTCAAACTGTCTCTCCTCCATGTTCCTgtaaaacatcacacacacctcaCGATGACTCATGATTGACCTGTTGTGACATCAGACCAATTCCTTAATGCCGACCAGACTGGCCAAACCTcggaccagacagaccagacctctGGCTATTTCTTCCCAGAGTAGTCTGGCCACCCCGTAAAGCAATTGGAATGAATCTGTATCTTTCAAATCGTTCAACTTTTCAACTATACTCTGAGTCATGGAACAATATATTAAGACTTTGACTTTCTCTTCATGATATGCCACACTCTAATCTATTTCTGGTGATTTGCCCTGTACTTTGGAAATAAAATGAATTGCTCCAACACATGAATGTGCCAATGGCATTTCAAAGTGGTCAAGGAAATATGTTGTGGACCAACAGTGAAAAGGCTACAAGAGTTGATTTCTTTTCCATTTATGTTCCATCGTTACTCTCAGCCTGAAACAATCAACTGCTTTGTACTAATGTCACTGATCCCAAGATATTGATACTCATTGCTGTGTAATTTACAGACTTACATTTGTAGCGTACAGTGTTACATAATGCACATCTGGACTTTTCCCAGACCATTGCACAGTACCCACCAAACACTATAATTGTTCTGAGTTCACATTGGGGCTCAGTATAAACACGCTACTGGCACATACTTGTGGCCAATTGCAGACAGGTGTCTCCTTAGCCTTGGGTTTATACATATCCCGCCTATTTAAGGATTTAGAGCAGAATCAGTAATGGGGATATGCAACAACATGCCTCTGTTTACTAACGGTTTGGGAGAAGGAGCACAGGCTTCTGCAGAGTCAGAGGATCACCAGGCTGCTGTCTATGTCCAAAGGAGACCTCTGTTCTGACTCCTCAAATTCACATTAGATAATACTCTCaactgtattttttaaatttaattttttatttttatttcacctttatttaaccaggtaggcaagttgagaacaagttctcatttacaattgcgacctggccaagataaagcaaagcagttcgacagatacaacgacacagagttacacatgtagtaaaacaaacatacaggtgggctatgtacaggtgcagtaatctgtaatatgctctgacagttggtgcttaaagctagtgagggagataagtgtttccagtttcagagatttttgtagttcgttccagtcattggaaggagaggcggccaaagaaagaattggttttgggggtgactagagagatatacctgctggagcgtgtgctacaggtgggagatgctatggtgaccagcgagctgagataaggggggactttacctagcagggtcttgtagatgacatggagccagtgggtttggcgacgagtatgaagcgagggccagccaacgagagcgtacaggtcgcaatggtgggtagtatatggggctttggtgacaaaacggattgcactgtgatagactgcatccaatttgttgagtagggtattggaggctattttgtaaatgacatcgccaaagtcgaggattggtaggatggtcagttttacaagggtatgtttggcagcatgagtgaaggatgctttgttgcgaaataggaagccaattctagatttaactttggattggagatgtttgatatgggtctggaaggagagtttacagtctaaccagacacctaagtatttgtagttgtccacgtattctaagtcagagccgtccagagtagtgatgttggacaggcgggtaggtgcaggtagcgatcggttgaagagcatgcatttagttttacttgtatttaagagcaattggaggccacggaaggagagttgtatggcattgaagcttgcctgcagggttgttaacacagtgtccaaagaagtgccagaagtatacagaatggtgtcgtctgcgtagaggtggatcagagactcaccagcagcaagagcgacctcattgatgtatacagagaagagagtcggtccaagaattgaaccctgtggcccccccatagagactgccagaggtccggacagcagaccctccgatttgacacgctgaactctatcagagaagtagttggtgaaccaggcgaggcaatcatttgagaaaccaaggctgtcgagtctgccgatgaggatgtggtggttgacagagtcgaaagccttggccagatcaatgaatacggctgcacagtaatgtttcttatcgatggcggttaagatatcgtttaggataATGAAATGATCAATGATAATCGAATTTCCACATACAGGATATCATCCTGGTTTACGTTTTGACACATGTTGAAAAAAATGTACAAGTTTTCCAGTTGAAATAAGTTACAATTCCCAAGCTGAGCCTTGTGAATGAATTATGGAGTTACAGCTCCAAAccgagctgtgtgtgtgtcttgcatgttcgtgtgtgagtgtgtgtgtgtgtgtgtgtgttagggatgtttgtgtgtgtgtattggggacAGTAAGAATGTAAATAATAACTGCTAATGAAGACCGACCTTGTGCCGTAGTGGTGACTCCCAGAGCTAGGAGGAGAGCCCATGTTGACAGGCAGCACATCCTGGCACACTGCTGTTGCCTCTGACCTTGTGGTAATGACCTTCACACGCCAGGCACGACAGCACTGAGAGTAGTCCAGCAACCCCTGTAGAGGGAAAATGTAAATACTTAGCCAGAATCATTGCTGGCAGATTCACAACAAACAAAAACAGTAAAGTGTAACTGTGTTCCACAGTACTAAATTTAATGATTTTATTTTCTATTGCATGTGATTCCCTGGATGGAATATTAGGTCATAAATATCTCAAACATATCAAAGTAGAGGACCACCAAAGGAGGCTGGAGGGAGGAGCTAAAGGAGGACGGACGGAATGGGATAAATGGAAAGGTATCAAACATATGGCAACTACGTTTGACTGTTCCGATAATGGCGTTCCAG
This genomic interval from Oncorhynchus keta strain PuntledgeMale-10-30-2019 chromosome 2, Oket_V2, whole genome shotgun sequence contains the following:
- the LOC118358963 gene encoding cartilage intermediate layer protein 1-like isoform X1; translation: MCCLSTWALLLALGVTTTAQGTWRRDSLRAARQNNPAVYHSEDNYEWTTWFNVDHPGGRGDYEQLDAIRFYYRARVCDAPRALEARTTDWISARNTGEKIHADPTLGFWCANAEQAPGRNCSNYAVRFLCPKGQSGNTGSEGSQDAWGPWSDWSHCSAKCGQVAMQVRSRKCQSQPKQWDKQCSGPTVEGRACKGPECPGTGCTLHCEMGRTNAECDACMCQDHIVLGSVRSAGGLPAPGATILRFGPSAKLLTLTDHNGHFRIPGICPDGNATLTIQLRNHAPHTVTVPHSTEHTSVLSIMLKRAEKLHVVKNPENKARREGQTAALCCKVGGSPEPEEYQWFHNGRLLDRKQLNYDSTLVLRNLSMEQTGEYYCRASNQAGAIKSKPAIVTVLGKDQPSCNPKPESYLIRLPHDCYQNSSDSLYYDVGKCLSGTCAGQLDNGIRCKDSVAYCCGVAKMEEKQLKCQGYELPTMVVTGCGCQKCVETRVIVRGRAVAADTGEPMRFGHVYINGARVSRTGYKGTFSIQVPHDTERLVMTFVDNMDKFVNTTKVLPFNTKGGAVYHEIKLLRKKEPVTISSTELNTLQLGEVEGQDPIAEIQIPPNSFYKQSGEVFVGNVKASITFLDARDVSTAAAAQSDLNFVGVEGDTLPLRTYGMFSVDFRDEEAGEPLNAGEVKVKMDSTQVKMPEHLDTMKLWSLNPDTGMWEEEGSFQMEKKQRGKREERTFLIGNMEIRERRLFNLDVPENRRCYIKVRGFRSDRFMASEQVEGVVVTLINMEPTAGYSSNPRAWGRFDSVITGPNGACLPAFCDDQKADAYSAHVLANMGGEELEAVPSAPKFNPNIIGVPQPYLSKLNYRRSDHNDPRLKKTAFSINVAKPSPNTAEELNGPVYSFDQLKECEEAPFTAGHFRFTRVEGDRYDYNTVPFNEDDPMSWTEDYLSWWPKPMEYRACYVKVKINGPHEINMRSRNQGGTHPKTVGQLYGLRDTRSIRDMDQSTVSAVCLEFKCSGMLYDQDRVDRTLVKVIPQGSCKRDNVNSMLQEYLVNHLPLAVNNDTNEFTMLAPLDPLGHNYGIYTVTDQDPRTAKEIALGRCFDGTSDGTSRVMKSNEGVALTFTCGNREVTRQSVFQALQNSPGQSSARAVRDGRGRKQRAGANALRNSRRRSTRNPTDTRTSG